The nucleotide sequence TCAGCATGCCGTCCACCATGGACTCCTGGCCAACAAGCCGTTTGGCTATTTCTCCACGACAGCGGTTTAATTCTGTACTGGCCCGCTCGATATCTGCTTCGGTTTTGTTCGCGGTGCTGCTCATAATAATGATCCTTCACACGTACGTTATGTTCTTTTAGCTGCGATACTCGGCATTCTCCCGGATATACTCGTAGGACAAATCACTACCCCACACCCGGGCAAAGCCTGTTCCGTTCTGTAAGTCTATCTCAATTTGTACCGTTTCGTCATGTTCGGGATAGCCTTTTAGCTCGGGAGAGAAGGATTTTTTCTCCAAATAGGCCGATAACCTTGTTTCTATTTCCGGAGAGATTCGAAACTCCCCCGAGGCAAAGATCAATTCATCCCCAAGACAAATGGTTAAAGCCTGCCGGTTAAGGGGAATGTCCATGTTCCCTGCATAATCTCCCAAAGAGGAAACAAGGCGCCCGATATTGGGGTCATTACCGTAAATCGCTGTTTTCACCAGTGGAGAGTTAACAACCGCCTTGGCAACCCCCCTGGCTTCGCGCCCGTTTCGAGCCCCCGAAACGGAGACTTCGATAACATGAGCCGTCCCTTCCCCGTTACGAACAATATCCCTGGCAAGATCTCCGCAGACCTGGCGCAGAGCGGCAATAAAATCGGAATAATCCGGAGCAGATGCCATGCGGGAGGACAGCAGAATGGCCATATCACTGGTACTCTGGTCTCCATCCACCGAGATCACGTTGAATGAATCCTCCGCCGCCTCATGCAGAGCCCTGGAAAGATCATGCCGTGAAAGGTCCGCGTCGGTCATAATAAAAGCCAGCATGGTAGCCATATCAGGCTCGATCATCCCCGCCCCCTTGGCTATCCCCACTATAGTTACGTCTCCCACGCGGGCGGAACGTATTTTGGGATAGCGGTCGGTAGTCATGATCCCCTTTGCAGCAGTCAGGACTGAATCAGCCTGCAGGCAATGTGTCAAATCCGGCAGGGCTGTGCAGATCTCCTGCACAGGGAGCTTCCAGCCGATAACCCCGGTGGAAGCGTAGAGCCACTGTTCAGGTCCGCCGCCGGCTGCTTCTGCCAGGCTTTCGGTTACCCTGCAGGCATCCTCATAACCACCGGGGGCACAGACATTGGCAACCTTGTTGTTGATCAATACTCCCTTGATTTGTGAGCCTTCCAGGCGTTCCCGGCAAAGCAGGACCGGAGCTCCGGGGAAGGCATTGCGGGTAAAAACTCCCGCTGCCGAATCGGTAGCGTCAATAAGCTCAATCAGCGAAAGATTCATTGGATACAGCTTATCTCCAGGAAGCTCACGGGGATGAAAAGTCATACCGACGCTTCCGGCCCGGAACCCCCGGGGCAGTGTGGAACGCGTCTTGAGAACATCTTCATAATCAACTATGCTGTTACAGGCGGTCATTCGATTGTTATAGTACGGCAGGGATTCGGATTTCAAGGGTTTTTACACCCGATTGCAGTGGAGGTATTCCGATGAAACTTACTCAGCTTGTAAGGACCAACCGCAGTTACCGCAGGTTTAACGAAACAGAACCTGTTCCAGAGACGCTTATGACAGAGATGGTAGATCTGGGTAGAATCTGTCCCAGCGGAGCTAACCGTCAGCCCCTTAAATACATGGTTATTTCTGATCCGGCGGCGAAGGAAAAGATTTTTCCCCTTTTAAGCTGGGCCGCATACCTGCAGGAATGGAAGGGGCCTGCGAAAGGGGAACGCCCGACGGGCTATATAATTATACTGGGAGATTCAGAGATTTCGAAGGACCCGTCAGTGGATTTAGGGATTTCGGCTCAGACAATGCTGCTCCGGGCTGCCGAAGAGGGATACGGCGGCTGTATGATCGCGTCGGTAAAAAAAGAATCTCTGCGGCAAGTGCTGGAGATCCCCGACGATCTTGATGTCCTGCTGGTTATCGCCCTGGGAAAGCCCGCTGAAGAGGTCATCCTTGAGGAAAAGAGCCCCGAGGGGACTATCCAGTATTATCGCGACAGCAAAGACCGGCACCATGTTCCGAAACGCCCCTTAAAGGAAGTACTCCTTAAGAAATGATACCCCAGGCAAACTATCATACGCATAACAGCCTCTGTGACGGGGCAGGAGAATTAGAGGAGTATATTGAGGCGGCCCGCCGCAAGGGTTTTTCCGCCCTGGGATTTACCAGTCACGCTCCGCTGCCCTTTGACAACGACTGGACTCTGGCCGAATCCGACCTTACGACCTACTGTGACAGGGTAAAGAATTACAAATATTTAAATGGTCTGGAGATCTATCTGGGTCTGGAGATAGATTACATACCCGGAAAGATGGGACCTGCACAGGCGCGCTGGCAGCAGTACGGCCTTGATTATACCATCGGCTCCGTTCACATGATCCCCCATGAGGGTAAAGCATGGTCCATCGACGGACCGGATGATGAGTTTATCCATCTGTATAAACAGGTATACCACGGTGACGGTACGGCAATGGCAGTGGAATATTACCGGCTGCTGACAGAGATGATCCGGCAGGGTGGGTTTACGATACTGGGGCACCTGGACTTGATTAAAAAGAAGAACCTTAAACTGAATTTTCTCGATGAACAGGCCCCCGCTTACACTCATGCGGTACACGAGGTCCTTGATGCCCTTGCAGAAAGCGGGATCTTCATGGAGATCAATTCCGGCGGAATTTTCCGGGGAGTAACAAAAGATGTGTACCCCTCCCCTGCCATATTGCAGAAGGCCTGCAGGCGGAATATTCCAATCGTGATTAATTCTGATGCTCATACTCCTGAAGCCCTCGATTTTTATTTCCCCGAAGCCTGCAGTCTGGCCCGGCAAGCCGGCTACACAACAGCCATGATGCTCCTTGGCGAAAGCTGGCAGGAGATACCTCTGGGAGAATCGTAGAATGGAAGATCCGGACAGACATATCGAAAAACAGCTGGATGAGTGCCGCGGGGCTTATAAAAAGCGGACTGAGCAGTTTAAAAACCTCCTGAAGCAGTCGAAGGAGATGACGGCCAACCTTCGCATGAACTTTGACGGTATGGTTCATCTTCTCAGCGATATTTCATCCCTGGCTTCCCCTTTAATGGGTGGACACACGAAAAGGACCGCAGCCCTCGCCCGCAGCATCGCCTATACCATGCGGCTGAACCCGGACCGCCGACGGCTCGTCTTTTATGCGGCGAGTCTTCACGATCTGAGTCTTACCGGCAAGGAGCGAGAATGGTTCAATGAGGACGGATCGGACTGGACGGATCACCCAAACCGCAGTGCGGACCTGATCGCTGTGGTGAAGAATCTGGGACGCATTGCCGCCGCAGTACGGGCCCATCACGAATACTTTAACGGCGAGGGGTTTCCCAGGGGCCTGGCGGGAGAGGAAATCCCCCTGGAAAGCAGGATTGTAGCCGCGGCGGTCGCGTATGACCGGGAAACCGCATTGCGCAGGAACTCTGTGGACGAAGCACTGGGAAACATGACCGGGAGCAGACGGTTTGATCCCCGGATAATAGAGACCCTCGCATCGATTATACACAGCGAGGAAGAACGGAACCGCAACGGAGACCGATTAATCGGAATAGACGAACTGACCCCGGGAATGGAACTCGCCGATGATCTGCTGCTTGAGAACGGCCTTGTTCTGTATCCCAAGGGAACCGTACTTGACGAAGATACACGAACGCGGATAATAAATTTCAGCAGTATGTTTCCCAAAGCCGTCCTGATACGGGTATATGGAGCAGGGCACTGAAGGTGCATTCATGAGAGAGGAAATACTCAGCTCCAGCAAAGACCGGGAGACCTTTGAACGTATAGGAAAAATCTTCGATACAGCGCCGGTTCGAAAACTTACCGACGAGGACAGGATTGTCATCTTTTCGGACCTGCACATGGGGAATCGCCGCAGGGTTGATGATTTCCGCGTCAATTCAGAGCTTTTTTACCGCCTGCTTAGGGACTACTACTGGCCAAATGGA is from Marispirochaeta sp. and encodes:
- a CDS encoding histidinol-phosphatase — protein: MIPQANYHTHNSLCDGAGELEEYIEAARRKGFSALGFTSHAPLPFDNDWTLAESDLTTYCDRVKNYKYLNGLEIYLGLEIDYIPGKMGPAQARWQQYGLDYTIGSVHMIPHEGKAWSIDGPDDEFIHLYKQVYHGDGTAMAVEYYRLLTEMIRQGGFTILGHLDLIKKKNLKLNFLDEQAPAYTHAVHEVLDALAESGIFMEINSGGIFRGVTKDVYPSPAILQKACRRNIPIVINSDAHTPEALDFYFPEACSLARQAGYTTAMMLLGESWQEIPLGES
- the argJ gene encoding bifunctional glutamate N-acetyltransferase/amino-acid acetyltransferase ArgJ; amino-acid sequence: MKSESLPYYNNRMTACNSIVDYEDVLKTRSTLPRGFRAGSVGMTFHPRELPGDKLYPMNLSLIELIDATDSAAGVFTRNAFPGAPVLLCRERLEGSQIKGVLINNKVANVCAPGGYEDACRVTESLAEAAGGGPEQWLYASTGVIGWKLPVQEICTALPDLTHCLQADSVLTAAKGIMTTDRYPKIRSARVGDVTIVGIAKGAGMIEPDMATMLAFIMTDADLSRHDLSRALHEAAEDSFNVISVDGDQSTSDMAILLSSRMASAPDYSDFIAALRQVCGDLARDIVRNGEGTAHVIEVSVSGARNGREARGVAKAVVNSPLVKTAIYGNDPNIGRLVSSLGDYAGNMDIPLNRQALTICLGDELIFASGEFRISPEIETRLSAYLEKKSFSPELKGYPEHDETVQIEIDLQNGTGFARVWGSDLSYEYIRENAEYRS
- a CDS encoding nitroreductase family protein, whose product is MKLTQLVRTNRSYRRFNETEPVPETLMTEMVDLGRICPSGANRQPLKYMVISDPAAKEKIFPLLSWAAYLQEWKGPAKGERPTGYIIILGDSEISKDPSVDLGISAQTMLLRAAEEGYGGCMIASVKKESLRQVLEIPDDLDVLLVIALGKPAEEVILEEKSPEGTIQYYRDSKDRHHVPKRPLKEVLLKK
- a CDS encoding HD domain-containing phosphohydrolase, giving the protein MEDPDRHIEKQLDECRGAYKKRTEQFKNLLKQSKEMTANLRMNFDGMVHLLSDISSLASPLMGGHTKRTAALARSIAYTMRLNPDRRRLVFYAASLHDLSLTGKEREWFNEDGSDWTDHPNRSADLIAVVKNLGRIAAAVRAHHEYFNGEGFPRGLAGEEIPLESRIVAAAVAYDRETALRRNSVDEALGNMTGSRRFDPRIIETLASIIHSEEERNRNGDRLIGIDELTPGMELADDLLLENGLVLYPKGTVLDEDTRTRIINFSSMFPKAVLIRVYGAGH